Proteins co-encoded in one Sinobacterium norvegicum genomic window:
- a CDS encoding DUF1653 domain-containing protein, producing MVKKGIYKHYKGAYYQVEGVARHSESEEQLVVYRPMYGDRALWVRPLSMFVETLSTDKGVFARFSYVGDELPVE from the coding sequence ATGGTGAAAAAAGGGATCTATAAGCATTATAAAGGTGCTTATTATCAGGTCGAAGGGGTGGCTCGCCACTCCGAATCAGAGGAACAACTGGTGGTCTATCGCCCGATGTATGGTGATCGCGCTCTCTGGGTCAGGCCGTTATCTATGTTTGTGGAAACCTTATCAACTGACAAGGGGGTGTTCGCCCGCTTTAGTTACGTCGGTGATGAACTGCCGGTAGAATAG
- the topA gene encoding type I DNA topoisomerase, with product MTKSLVIVESPAKAKTINKYLGNQYVVKSSVGHIRDLPTSGSKTNAVDPAARAKEAAKTRKMPVEKKAAYKKKKAKDQLVRRMGIDPENDWAAQYETLPGKEKVVSELKRLAETADTIYLATDLDREGEAIAWHLRETIGGEDDKYKRVVFNEITETAIKEAFNTPSELDMSRVNAQQARRFLDRVVGYMVSPLLWAKVARGLSAGRVQSVATKLVVEKEREIRAFIPEEYWDIAADLTTTDQQALSMEVKKYQGNAYRPTNEVDTMASVAALNDASFTVVSREDKPTRTKPTAPYITSTLQQAASTRLGFGVKKTMMMAQRLYEAGYITYMRTDSTNLSNEAVANCRDYVADNYGKKYLPEAAISYSSKEGAQEAHEAIRPSDVGCITAHLKNMERDAERLYELIWRQFVACQMVPAEFTSTSIVVEAVGYELRCKGRVIRFDGFTKVQQPQAKKAEDVIMPDVKQGEVLNLQQVIPTQHFTKPTPRYTEASLVKELEKRGIGRPSTYAAIISTIQDRGYVRVENRRFFAEKMGDIVSDRLSESFVDLMDFSFTARMEEALDGVAAGTKDWKKLLNNFYTDFRVQLDQAESDEGGMRANSPTPTDIKCPDCGRDMQIRTASTGVFLGCSGYSLPPKERCKCTINLVSGDEAVSTELDEEAESRLLLNKRRCQICNSAMESYLIDEQRKLHVCGNNPDCSGYEIEEGSFKIKGYEGPVLECDKCGSEMQLKSGRFGKYFGCTNEGCKNTRKLLRSGEAAPPKMDPVPMPELACIKVEDTYILRDGAAGLFLAASKFPKNRETRAPLVSELLPHQAEIDPKYDFLMKAPVADPSGNPAIIRYSRKTKEQYVLSEVEGKASGWTAYYVGGKWVEEQKKKRVVKKKATKKK from the coding sequence ATGACTAAATCCTTAGTTATTGTGGAGTCACCAGCCAAAGCCAAGACAATCAACAAATACCTTGGTAATCAATATGTTGTAAAGTCTAGCGTTGGTCATATACGCGACTTGCCGACCAGTGGCAGTAAAACCAATGCTGTCGACCCTGCGGCGCGGGCGAAAGAAGCGGCTAAGACTCGTAAGATGCCGGTGGAGAAGAAAGCGGCCTATAAAAAGAAGAAGGCAAAAGATCAGTTAGTCAGGCGAATGGGTATTGACCCTGAAAACGATTGGGCCGCGCAGTATGAAACCCTGCCAGGAAAAGAGAAGGTCGTCAGTGAATTAAAGCGGTTGGCCGAGACCGCTGACACCATTTATCTCGCGACGGATTTGGACCGCGAGGGTGAGGCGATTGCCTGGCACCTGCGGGAAACTATTGGCGGTGAAGATGATAAATACAAGCGTGTGGTTTTTAACGAAATCACCGAGACAGCGATTAAAGAGGCATTTAACACCCCCTCTGAGCTAGATATGAGTCGGGTCAACGCTCAGCAGGCTCGACGCTTTCTAGACCGTGTTGTCGGTTACATGGTTTCGCCCTTATTGTGGGCCAAAGTTGCCCGTGGCCTATCAGCTGGCCGAGTACAATCTGTGGCGACCAAACTGGTCGTTGAGAAAGAGCGAGAGATTCGTGCCTTCATCCCAGAGGAGTATTGGGATATTGCGGCTGACCTCACCACCACCGATCAGCAAGCGCTGTCGATGGAGGTCAAAAAGTATCAAGGTAATGCTTATCGCCCCACTAATGAGGTCGATACCATGGCTTCTGTGGCGGCGCTAAATGATGCCAGTTTTACCGTTGTTAGCCGCGAAGACAAGCCGACCAGGACTAAACCAACCGCCCCCTATATTACTTCGACATTGCAGCAGGCGGCGAGCACACGCCTCGGTTTTGGTGTGAAGAAGACGATGATGATGGCTCAGCGTCTTTACGAGGCGGGTTATATCACCTATATGCGTACAGATTCGACCAATTTAAGCAATGAGGCCGTGGCTAATTGCCGTGACTATGTTGCAGATAATTATGGCAAGAAATACCTGCCTGAAGCGGCGATTAGTTACTCAAGCAAAGAGGGTGCACAGGAGGCGCACGAAGCCATCCGTCCCTCAGATGTTGGCTGTATTACCGCTCATCTAAAAAATATGGAACGCGATGCAGAGCGTCTGTATGAGTTGATTTGGCGTCAGTTTGTCGCCTGCCAAATGGTACCGGCTGAATTTACCTCGACCTCTATTGTGGTTGAGGCTGTGGGGTATGAGCTGCGTTGTAAGGGGCGGGTTATTCGCTTCGACGGCTTTACCAAGGTGCAGCAACCACAAGCGAAGAAAGCCGAGGACGTCATCATGCCCGACGTCAAACAGGGCGAGGTGCTGAATCTACAGCAGGTTATTCCAACTCAGCACTTTACCAAGCCGACGCCGCGCTATACTGAGGCGAGCTTAGTCAAGGAGCTGGAGAAACGTGGTATTGGTCGACCTTCCACCTATGCTGCGATCATCTCGACGATCCAAGACCGCGGATATGTACGGGTTGAGAATCGTCGTTTCTTCGCTGAGAAAATGGGCGATATCGTCAGCGACCGTCTCAGTGAGAGCTTTGTTGACCTGATGGATTTCAGTTTTACCGCCAGAATGGAAGAGGCGCTGGATGGTGTTGCCGCTGGCACTAAAGACTGGAAAAAATTGCTCAATAATTTCTATACCGATTTCCGGGTTCAGCTGGATCAGGCAGAGTCTGACGAGGGTGGTATGCGTGCTAATAGCCCGACACCAACGGATATTAAATGCCCAGACTGCGGCCGCGACATGCAAATTAGAACAGCCAGTACGGGGGTGTTTTTAGGGTGTTCAGGGTATAGCTTGCCGCCCAAAGAGCGCTGCAAGTGTACGATTAACTTGGTGTCAGGCGATGAGGCGGTTAGTACTGAGTTAGATGAAGAGGCAGAATCTCGTCTGTTGCTGAATAAGCGCCGTTGCCAAATCTGTAACTCGGCGATGGAGTCCTACCTGATCGATGAGCAGCGTAAGCTGCATGTCTGTGGTAACAACCCGGATTGCTCAGGCTATGAAATAGAAGAGGGCAGCTTCAAGATTAAAGGCTATGAAGGGCCGGTGCTTGAGTGTGATAAGTGCGGTTCTGAAATGCAGCTCAAATCGGGCCGTTTTGGTAAATACTTTGGCTGTACCAACGAGGGCTGTAAAAATACCCGCAAGCTGTTGCGTAGTGGTGAAGCCGCGCCACCAAAAATGGATCCGGTTCCGATGCCTGAACTTGCTTGTATCAAGGTTGAGGATACCTATATTCTTCGTGACGGTGCAGCCGGGCTATTTTTGGCGGCCAGTAAGTTTCCTAAGAACCGAGAGACGCGGGCACCGCTGGTGTCTGAGTTGTTGCCACACCAGGCCGAGATCGATCCAAAGTATGACTTTTTGATGAAGGCACCCGTGGCGGACCCTTCCGGCAACCCCGCCATTATTCGCTATAGTCGCAAGACTAAAGAGCAGTATGTGCTGAGCGAGGTTGAAGGCAAGGCCAGTGGCTGGACAGCTTATTACGTCGGCGGTAAGTGGGTTGAAGAGCAGAAGAAAAAACGTGTAGTTAAGAAAAAGGCGACGAAGAAAAAGTAG
- a CDS encoding DUF6586 family protein, with product MRDYQRRIASLLQYCQQQLTLAKKLNEAERRGLMEAAVTHLYTAYRSYVVEVVSSYHVTEDSLPTSWQLPEVVELLQQGQHQSGELNELLTLSRQGWLCQLLTLHSRTLQLEQTMPITRKNAGQFAIAAVNLDAPVIDFDMATIVSIKTGFTELIQRQRQHSVES from the coding sequence ATGAGAGATTATCAACGCCGAATAGCGTCGCTGCTGCAGTATTGTCAGCAGCAGCTAACGTTGGCCAAAAAGCTGAATGAGGCGGAGCGCCGTGGGCTGATGGAGGCCGCTGTGACTCATCTTTACACCGCCTATCGCAGTTATGTGGTTGAGGTCGTCTCTTCCTATCATGTGACCGAGGATTCTTTGCCAACATCATGGCAGTTGCCTGAGGTGGTAGAGCTCTTGCAGCAGGGGCAGCATCAAAGCGGCGAACTCAATGAGCTGCTGACATTGTCGAGACAGGGCTGGCTGTGTCAGTTGCTGACGCTCCATAGCCGTACTTTGCAGCTGGAACAGACGATGCCGATAACGCGTAAAAATGCTGGACAGTTTGCGATTGCAGCGGTGAATCTCGATGCGCCAGTGATTGATTTTGATATGGCGACCATCGTGTCGATAAAAACCGGTTTTACCGAGTTAATTCAACGCCAGCGTCAGCACTCAGTAGAAAGCTAA
- a CDS encoding SulA-like leucine-rich domain-containing protein yields the protein MPLFAALEQNDNAVNNEYITEICIKGHPSQELLILPIISHLAGEDSKRWVTWINPPSLNRQILKQFGLEKRPILIINSDSDEQLHNLLLRCLNSGKSNTVVANLNSTSTINQDELAYAAINGKSHCLLIR from the coding sequence ATGCCATTATTTGCCGCACTAGAACAAAACGACAATGCAGTTAACAACGAGTATATTACCGAGATTTGCATTAAGGGCCACCCCAGCCAAGAACTGCTAATACTTCCCATTATCAGCCATCTCGCAGGGGAAGACAGTAAGCGCTGGGTTACATGGATAAACCCACCCTCACTAAACCGCCAGATCCTGAAACAATTTGGCTTGGAAAAGCGTCCTATATTGATCATCAACAGCGACTCAGACGAGCAACTGCACAATTTGTTGCTGCGCTGTCTCAATAGCGGCAAAAGCAATACGGTTGTAGCCAACCTGAACAGCACCAGCACCATCAATCAGGACGAATTAGCCTACGCCGCAATCAACGGCAAAAGCCACTGCCTGCTTATTCGCTAA
- the lexA gene encoding transcriptional repressor LexA has translation MIKLTARQAEVLALIKRHINDSGLPPTRADIAKELGFRSPNAAEEHLRALAKKGAIIMLAGTSRGIRLPQEAEELGLPIIGQVAAGNPILAEQNIDDHVKIPESFFSPQADYLLRVRGESMRDIGIMDGDLLAVHRTSQVTDGQIVVARIEDEVTVKRFKRGKTKRELLLLPENQDFEPIVVDLAEQDVSIEGISVGVIRQH, from the coding sequence ATGATAAAACTGACTGCAAGACAAGCCGAAGTACTCGCCTTGATCAAACGCCACATCAATGATTCAGGCCTCCCCCCTACACGGGCTGATATCGCCAAAGAACTGGGCTTTCGCTCACCCAATGCCGCAGAAGAACATCTTCGAGCACTGGCCAAAAAAGGCGCTATCATCATGCTTGCTGGCACCTCTCGCGGAATTCGCCTGCCCCAAGAAGCGGAAGAACTTGGCCTGCCTATTATTGGTCAGGTTGCTGCCGGCAACCCAATACTGGCCGAACAAAACATCGACGACCACGTCAAAATCCCAGAATCATTCTTCTCTCCACAGGCAGATTATCTGCTCCGAGTACGCGGCGAGAGCATGAGAGATATCGGCATTATGGATGGCGACCTACTCGCTGTTCATCGCACCAGCCAGGTCACTGATGGACAAATTGTCGTCGCCCGCATTGAAGATGAGGTCACGGTTAAACGCTTCAAACGCGGTAAGACCAAACGAGAATTATTGCTGCTCCCTGAGAATCAAGACTTCGAGCCAATAGTCGTCGACTTAGCCGAACAAGATGTATCGATTGAAGGTATCAGCGTTGGGGTTATTCGCCAACACTAA